CGATGGCCCGTACACCAGCCGATTCGAGTCCGCGGAGTGCAGTATCGAGACGCGCGTTCATCCGGAGAGCGGTGCTGCTGGGCGGCGGCGGCCTGGTCGGTGCTGCTGGCGTGGGGACGGCCTGCTCGGATGAGCCCGGGCGCGAGCGCCGCTCCGCCGCGGCGAGCGGCGCGACGCTCGACGTGCGCGATTTCGGCGCCGCCGGCGATGGCGAGACCGACGACACGGGGGCGCTTCAGCGCGCGATCGACGCGGGGGCCGGCCGGGGCGGCGCGGTGGTGCGGCTGCCTCCCGGCACCTGGCGCAGCGGCACCTTGCGGCTTCGTAGCCGGGTCACCCTCGAGCTGGCCGCGGGGTCCGTGCTGCTCGCCAGTCCCGACGACGACGATTTCGCTCCCCGCGAGCCGCTCCCGTTCGACACCGATTCGGATGCCGAGACGACCGATTTCGCCCACGCGCTCATCGCGGGACGCGACCTGGAGCGGGTCACGATCACGGGCGGCGGCGTCATCGACATGCGACGCGCGAAGCGCTCGGGCCCCAAGGCCATCGCCCTGAAACGGTGCCGCTTCGTGAACGTGAGCGGCATCACGATCGTCCACTCGCCCAACTACTGTGTCAGCCTCGCGGGCTGCGACGACGTCGTCGTGGACGGCGTCACGATTCGTGACGCCTATGCCGACGGCATCGATCCGGACTGCTGTCGCCGTGTGCGAATCACCAATTGCGACATCGAGTCCCGCGACGATGCCCTGTGTCTCAAGGCGAGCTTCGCGCTGGGCGACGAGCGCAGCACCGAGGACGTGCTCGTCGCCAATTGCCGGATGCGCAGCCCGTCGAACTGCTTCAAGCTCGGCACCGAGAGCACGGGCGACTTCCGGCGGATCGTCGTGTCCAACTGCGTGTTCAACGGGGTCGTGCCGCACGACGCCGCCGCGGCCGCGGCCGCCGAAGGCGGCGGCGTCGCGCTCGAGACCGTGGATGGCGGCACCGTCGACGGTGTCATGATCTCGAACATCGTGATGACGGGGGTGCCGGTCCCGCTGTTCCTCCGCCTCGGCAATCGCGGGCGCGACCAGCGGACGCGGCGCCCCGGGCGGCTGCGCAACGTGTCCGTGACCGGCGTCGTGGCCACCGGTGCCACGGGCACGGGGTCGATCACCGGTCTCCCCGGCTGCCCCGTCGAGGGCATCACGCTCGACAACATCCGCATCATCGCCGCCGGAGGTGCGCGGCCGCCCCGGGGCCTCGAGGTTCCCGAGCGTGAAGCCGCCTACCCCAAGGTGACGATGTTCGAGACGCTGCCCGCGTTCGGACTCTACGTGCGTCACGCGCGAGACGTGACCCTGGGAAACGTGCAGCTCCTCGTCGACCATCCCGATGCGCGATCGGCACTCGTCGTCGACGACGCGGTCGGGTTGCGCGTGGGCGGCGTCTCGGGCGCCTCGGGACGCGACCACGGGCCGGTGGTCTGGCTGCACGACGTCCGCGGCGGACTGGTGCATGCGAACCTCCAGCCCGGAGCGGCCGGCGTGTTCGTGCGCGTCACCGGCGAAAACACCGCCGACCTGGCGCTCATGGGCGCCGGCCTTGCGGAGTTCGGTCCCGAGATCAGTCCCGAGGCCGTGACGCGTCTGGTCACGGCGCGACAGCCGGAGCCGGGGTAGCGGCCCGCGGGCGCATGGCCTCGCACGCCGTTCCAGTCCTCCGTGCCGCTTCGGGGCTCGTCGCGCTGGCCGCCGTCGCGGCGTCGTCGGGCGCCCCGCCGCCGGCTCGCCGTTCCGCGGTCGCCGGCGATCTCGATTTCACGTTCGGCCGGAGCGGCCAGGTCACCACCGACATCTCGACCGTCGAGAGACGACTGCGGCTGGCGAATGCGTGGCTCGCACGGACGGAGAAGACGAGCAGCCAGCGGCGGGCTCGGGGATCCGTCCGCAGAGCCGAGAGAGTGCTTGCCAGGGCTGGCGCCGCCGTCGAGCGGGCCGGCCGTGACGGCACCCTGTCGCCTCCCTGCGCGGCGGCATTTCGGCGACTCCTGGACGCGCGCTTGTCGCAGACTCGTCCAGAGGCCCGCCGGTAGGCCTGGCATTCGAAGCTGCCCCTCGCTAGCATGCATGCGGGGGAGGCTGGTGGTGGTGGGAGGCGGATTGCGCGCGCTCGCGCCGTTGCCTGATATGGACGCGCTGCACATCGCCTTCGTGGCCGACACCTTCGACGGGGCCGTCACCGGCGGAACGCGCTCGGCCGTCCGCTTCGTGCATGCGCTGCGC
Above is a window of Deltaproteobacteria bacterium DNA encoding:
- a CDS encoding glycoside hydrolase family 28 protein, with protein sequence MPGQTWRHFCGRRAATGGKDRGRPARTMARTPADSSPRSAVSRRAFIRRAVLLGGGGLVGAAGVGTACSDEPGRERRSAAASGATLDVRDFGAAGDGETDDTGALQRAIDAGAGRGGAVVRLPPGTWRSGTLRLRSRVTLELAAGSVLLASPDDDDFAPREPLPFDTDSDAETTDFAHALIAGRDLERVTITGGGVIDMRRAKRSGPKAIALKRCRFVNVSGITIVHSPNYCVSLAGCDDVVVDGVTIRDAYADGIDPDCCRRVRITNCDIESRDDALCLKASFALGDERSTEDVLVANCRMRSPSNCFKLGTESTGDFRRIVVSNCVFNGVVPHDAAAAAAAEGGGVALETVDGGTVDGVMISNIVMTGVPVPLFLRLGNRGRDQRTRRPGRLRNVSVTGVVATGATGTGSITGLPGCPVEGITLDNIRIIAAGGARPPRGLEVPEREAAYPKVTMFETLPAFGLYVRHARDVTLGNVQLLVDHPDARSALVVDDAVGLRVGGVSGASGRDHGPVVWLHDVRGGLVHANLQPGAAGVFVRVTGENTADLALMGAGLAEFGPEISPEAVTRLVTARQPEPG